One genomic window of Phycisphaerales bacterium AB-hyl4 includes the following:
- a CDS encoding Gfo/Idh/MocA family protein: MQLAVIGAGGRACSMLGEFLKAGVEVKAIADPDSFTVKQRLTEAGIAYDHVKFVDNAQTLIDEADDYDGFVIGTRCHLHTPMAIKVAKTGKPLFLEKPVAINPEQLDALSKAWAGRENQVVVSFPLRVTPLFKIVHEVVRSGRLGVINQVQAFNNVPYGGVYFQSWYRRFEMVGGLWLQKATHDFDYLNQIVNARPVRVAAMMTQRVFGTGQSLSCDEASDEELASHIDRHLKAGDEQDISNSEENLGDRGSAFHAAIRNQDAGSAIVWYENGIIVSYDQNFVTRRSAARRGAIVTGYNATLSWDWTPTGRVQIIDHASSRVDTIDCREEGGHGGGDLMLAKRFVRVMKGEPNEEGNLKDGLLSVGMCLAARKASQQHTVEVIPAIGDFPPATSVVNPAYIESA; this comes from the coding sequence ATGCAGTTGGCAGTTATTGGGGCAGGCGGGCGAGCGTGCAGCATGCTCGGTGAATTTTTAAAGGCTGGCGTAGAAGTCAAAGCCATAGCGGACCCGGATTCTTTCACGGTGAAGCAACGGCTGACGGAAGCGGGTATCGCCTACGATCATGTGAAATTCGTCGACAACGCGCAAACACTTATTGACGAGGCTGACGACTACGATGGTTTCGTGATCGGTACGCGTTGCCATCTGCATACGCCGATGGCGATCAAGGTGGCCAAGACAGGCAAGCCGTTGTTCCTGGAAAAACCAGTCGCGATCAACCCCGAGCAACTCGACGCGCTGTCGAAGGCGTGGGCTGGCCGGGAGAACCAGGTCGTTGTGTCATTTCCATTGCGCGTGACGCCGCTTTTCAAGATCGTGCACGAGGTGGTGCGCAGTGGCCGGCTGGGCGTCATCAATCAGGTCCAGGCGTTTAACAATGTTCCGTATGGCGGTGTTTATTTCCAAAGCTGGTATCGTCGATTCGAAATGGTCGGGGGCTTATGGCTGCAAAAGGCCACTCATGACTTTGATTACCTGAATCAGATCGTGAATGCTCGACCTGTCCGTGTCGCCGCCATGATGACCCAGCGCGTCTTCGGGACCGGCCAATCGCTGTCTTGCGATGAGGCTTCTGACGAGGAACTGGCCTCACATATTGATCGACACCTGAAGGCAGGAGACGAGCAGGACATCTCCAACTCGGAGGAAAACCTGGGGGACCGTGGCAGCGCCTTTCATGCCGCGATCCGTAATCAGGATGCAGGCTCGGCCATCGTGTGGTACGAAAACGGAATTATTGTTTCATATGATCAAAACTTCGTCACAAGGAGATCTGCTGCGCGTCGGGGTGCCATCGTCACGGGTTACAACGCCACACTCAGTTGGGATTGGACACCCACGGGACGCGTGCAGATCATCGATCACGCTTCCTCACGCGTCGACACAATAGATTGCCGTGAAGAAGGCGGTCATGGCGGAGGTGACCTGATGCTTGCCAAGCGATTCGTCCGTGTCATGAAGGGCGAACCGAACGAGGAAGGCAACCTTAAAGACGGCCTTTTGTCCGTGGGAATGTGCCTGGCGGCGCGAAAAGCATCCCAGCAACATACTGTCGAAGTGATTCCGGCTATCGGCGACTTTCCACCGGCGACATCGGTGGTAAACCCCGCTTATATCGAATCCGCCTGA
- a CDS encoding ROK family transcriptional regulator, producing the protein MKEQANTTTSAALPDYLKTRYKGKDLQSSLRVLKLLDKHGNMSQKDVAQKCNATQPFAAMHLKRLRYEGLIKRASRRLPEGGGRPYATWQIDAEVNLFLGMVWYGPEFIMCLADYNGKSKIYERRDVQDVKSQGEVLEIIDAYVQKAMNYASTTQKHVRFAYVGMPGHMDADTGRLLKCVNAPVLVGLDFERHLAERYGLDCMVHAQFGHWFGESQLWPGETVTVINWDQGISLMTGCDGQVFFYNDKPGKRYRGVWDMAHIVVEKDGKQCRCGKRGCLEAYVGGGAICDRLNRKDLPNADALMKAAMQGDPEVIAALNDAAECLGKHLGFYLQFIGTDRLIITGVLSRVFDKFAPHLRKGLATLLNDDYIDAIGPSASVDPDGLMAAGTAEMAKRMFFDRNYFLKMRKESSRFFAQQTDEEPLPMVMTK; encoded by the coding sequence ATGAAAGAGCAAGCGAATACAACCACCTCAGCTGCACTGCCGGACTACCTCAAGACCCGATATAAAGGGAAAGACCTGCAGAGTTCGCTGCGCGTCCTGAAGCTATTGGACAAGCATGGCAATATGTCACAGAAGGACGTGGCTCAGAAATGTAATGCGACCCAGCCTTTCGCCGCCATGCATTTGAAGCGGCTTCGATACGAGGGATTGATCAAGCGGGCGAGTCGGCGTTTGCCCGAGGGGGGCGGGAGGCCTTATGCGACGTGGCAGATTGACGCCGAAGTCAACCTGTTTCTAGGCATGGTGTGGTATGGCCCAGAATTCATCATGTGCCTGGCCGATTACAACGGCAAGTCGAAGATATACGAACGACGCGATGTTCAGGATGTGAAGTCGCAGGGGGAGGTTCTCGAGATCATTGATGCATATGTCCAGAAGGCGATGAACTATGCATCTACCACCCAAAAGCATGTTCGATTTGCATACGTCGGCATGCCCGGCCATATGGACGCGGATACCGGCCGGTTGCTCAAATGCGTCAACGCCCCAGTGCTTGTCGGCCTGGACTTTGAGCGTCATCTGGCGGAGCGGTATGGCCTCGACTGCATGGTTCATGCGCAGTTCGGCCATTGGTTTGGTGAATCGCAGCTCTGGCCGGGCGAAACGGTCACGGTCATCAATTGGGACCAGGGCATTTCACTGATGACCGGGTGTGACGGTCAGGTGTTCTTCTACAACGATAAGCCGGGGAAGCGGTATCGCGGCGTCTGGGACATGGCTCATATCGTTGTAGAAAAGGACGGCAAGCAATGCCGGTGCGGCAAACGCGGCTGTCTGGAAGCATATGTTGGAGGCGGGGCAATATGCGACCGGCTTAATCGTAAGGATTTGCCTAATGCCGATGCGCTGATGAAGGCTGCGATGCAGGGAGATCCGGAGGTGATCGCGGCTCTGAACGACGCGGCTGAATGCCTTGGCAAGCACCTTGGATTTTACCTGCAGTTCATCGGGACCGATCGCCTGATAATCACCGGTGTCCTTTCACGAGTGTTCGACAAGTTCGCGCCCCATTTACGCAAGGGCCTGGCAACGCTTCTGAACGACGACTACATCGACGCAATCGGACCTTCCGCCAGTGTTGATCCGGATGGTCTTATGGCGGCCGGGACGGCAGAAATGGCTAAGCGGATGTTTTTTGATCGCAACTATTTTCTGAAGATGCGCAAGGAAAGCTCACGTTTCTTTGCGCAACAGACAGATGAGGAGCCACTGCCAATGGTAATGACAAAATGA
- a CDS encoding sialidase family protein — translation METTQTLRHTTCKDVAFGDDHMSEGFLVPLNDGKVMMIFRRSPGIRGDHSGTPACVARTTYDPSTDRWSKIDTVYNSNSYDDRNIHGGITRDGRIVVFFRSYNGSTVGRYFIYSDDQGVTWSDLQTSSVLDGCQGTGQMFFNPAINKYCTLQYTETQVEILYSDNGSSWDQSNIILEGADFEVSEIAGAWCGGNRMVALMRDDQHKLGHPLLQATSLDNGKTWSQLQPTNIPPDRHWGCAPQLYYDQKRDMIIALNSDRYTRPDAENALFVYTARFDDIQNAPQSWTFQLDIPRPWAQPELAKDRPLNESLYGYPTIAPIDEDQYLVVFTERARMHGTEQADLYYFRLIL, via the coding sequence ATGGAAACCACGCAGACGCTTCGGCACACCACCTGCAAAGATGTTGCCTTCGGGGACGACCACATGTCCGAAGGTTTTCTTGTGCCGCTCAATGACGGCAAGGTCATGATGATCTTCCGTCGCTCACCAGGCATCCGTGGCGATCATTCCGGAACCCCAGCCTGCGTCGCCCGCACCACCTACGATCCCAGCACCGATCGGTGGAGCAAGATCGATACGGTCTACAACAGTAACAGCTACGACGACCGCAACATTCATGGCGGCATCACCCGGGACGGACGAATTGTCGTCTTCTTTCGCTCATATAACGGAAGCACGGTTGGACGTTATTTTATCTACAGCGACGATCAGGGCGTGACGTGGTCTGACCTGCAGACTTCAAGCGTATTGGACGGTTGCCAGGGAACCGGCCAGATGTTTTTCAACCCCGCGATCAACAAGTACTGCACCCTTCAGTACACAGAGACACAGGTCGAAATCCTCTACAGCGACAACGGCAGTTCATGGGATCAGAGCAATATCATCCTCGAAGGCGCCGACTTCGAAGTTTCTGAAATTGCCGGCGCATGGTGCGGTGGCAATCGCATGGTCGCGTTGATGCGTGATGATCAACACAAGCTCGGCCACCCATTGCTGCAGGCAACAAGCTTGGACAACGGTAAAACATGGTCACAGTTGCAACCGACGAACATTCCACCCGACCGCCACTGGGGCTGCGCGCCACAATTGTATTACGATCAGAAGCGAGACATGATCATCGCGCTAAACAGCGACCGTTACACCCGGCCTGATGCTGAAAATGCCCTGTTCGTGTACACCGCGCGTTTTGATGACATACAGAATGCCCCGCAGAGTTGGACATTCCAACTTGATATTCCACGTCCGTGGGCCCAACCCGAACTCGCCAAAGATCGGCCTTTGAACGAAAGCCTGTATGGCTATCCGACCATTGCGCCAATCGATGAAGATCAATACCTCGTCGTCTTTACCGAACGCGCGCGCATGCACGGCACTGAGCAGGCCGACCTATACTACTTTCGCTTAATCTTATAG
- a CDS encoding type II secretion system protein, which yields MTSPNRCARAFTLIELLVVISIISLLIAILLPALGAAREAARRTTCLSAVRTLNLTLTLYANDWDGRYPYSGWSMNWEPVGRQFHWGQTLARDYGLPSGFSRCPSDPRDPIQMVRGMTYAYNRSLDKAGGVWPGGAAAYPTTSQDDLRDPSRIPTFSEGRQLTIAAWDIDAQPLSYGLLNLHNDGNVWGFADGRALTIPKQASYYFDPDTSLFLVGSHW from the coding sequence ATGACGTCTCCAAACCGTTGTGCTCGCGCGTTTACGCTGATCGAGCTTTTGGTGGTCATTTCCATCATCTCGCTGCTGATTGCTATTTTGCTGCCGGCGCTGGGTGCTGCCAGGGAAGCCGCGCGACGGACAACGTGCCTTTCGGCGGTTCGTACGCTGAATTTGACGCTCACCCTTTATGCGAACGATTGGGATGGTCGTTATCCGTACTCTGGCTGGAGCATGAATTGGGAGCCGGTGGGCAGGCAATTTCACTGGGGGCAGACTCTGGCGCGGGATTACGGATTGCCCAGCGGGTTTTCGCGCTGCCCATCGGACCCAAGGGACCCCATTCAGATGGTTCGTGGAATGACATACGCCTACAACCGCAGTCTCGACAAAGCTGGCGGTGTATGGCCAGGCGGCGCCGCCGCTTATCCAACGACGTCGCAGGACGACTTGCGGGATCCGTCACGAATACCGACTTTCTCCGAGGGTCGTCAATTGACGATCGCGGCGTGGGATATCGACGCCCAGCCCCTCTCGTATGGTCTCCTGAATTTGCACAACGATGGGAACGTATGGGGGTTTGCGGATGGTCGCGCTTTAACGATTCCAAAGCAGGCGTCCTATTACTTCGATCCTGACACGTCACTGTTCCTGGTCGGCAGCCATTGGTGA
- a CDS encoding transposase DNA-binding-containing protein, protein MDAWIQDEVSASAFPDQRLSKRFVKLLEDLSQRIGDPSVSSAGYILSAVTVNLPRAIPCCTERTPMPRFTRSSAGPCRRYTTLASTLSIAMRATRTNWR, encoded by the coding sequence ATGGATGCCTGGATTCAAGATGAAGTCAGTGCCAGCGCGTTTCCCGATCAGCGGCTGAGCAAGCGGTTCGTCAAACTCCTGGAAGACCTGTCCCAGCGCATCGGGGACCCTTCTGTCAGTTCCGCAGGTTATATACTGTCCGCAGTCACAGTAAACCTTCCCAGAGCGATTCCATGCTGCACCGAACGCACACCTATGCCGCGCTTTACGCGCAGTTCCGCTGGCCCGTGCCGGAGGTATACAACATTGGCGTCGACATTGTCGATCGCCATGCGAGCGACCCGAACAAACTGGCGCTGA
- a CDS encoding aminotransferase class III-fold pyridoxal phosphate-dependent enzyme gives MDTEEKSTNSAPVPGPFEVTEADRQAFAQHLRSFVPPKVFDTHGHIYRCADGQGLEVIRRGPAVVDLATYRQEIGKWMGDRAPRAGLFFPTPFPKVDVDAANDFLANDLLGADRRLPYASAALMLLRPQDDPNVVEARLNREPWSGFKVYHIYANRSDTMFADTSEFLPEWVWELADARSLAIMLHMVRPRAMADPDNQRYIIDHCRRYPQAKLILAHSARSFCGHHNVESVDVLRGLDNVWFENSATCEPEAMAILLQRWGVSRCCFGADFPVCQFRGKCVSIGDSFHWLDQQNTDWSSSYGPPRLVGHESLLGLRDACRLARCSDADIEAIFWHNPRRMLGLEQPPAAGEGKGEKLYEEAKRQIPGGVQLLSKRPECFAPAKWPAYASEAHGVEVVDLDGRRYLDMSQCGIGSCLLGYNHPRVTDAVIRRIQLGSMSTLNSPDEVEVTRRLLERHPWATQARYTRSGGEAMAVAVRIARAATRRDIVAICGYHGWSDWYLAANLGEADALGGHLLPGLSPAGVPRSLAGTILPFRYNQLDELTAIISKHGQRLAAVVMEPTRTVDPAPGFLEGVRDACSQCGAAMVFDEITTGFRFYPGGGAHLRYGVEPDIAVYAKALGNGHPIGAIIGRNQMMQAAQESFISSTYWTEGVGFAAALATLDVMKECDVPQHVAKMGEQFKAGVAELARRCCVPLIASGHPSLASIRVDHPDADALMTLFITRLLDHRVLAGSAFYPTLAHEPRHVERYLHAAEAVLPELAEAADRGDSVDRLGGQAYVRQTGFARLT, from the coding sequence ATGGACACGGAAGAGAAGTCCACCAACTCCGCTCCCGTGCCAGGTCCTTTCGAGGTCACCGAGGCGGATCGTCAAGCTTTCGCCCAGCACCTGCGCAGCTTTGTTCCGCCCAAGGTGTTCGACACCCATGGCCACATCTATCGCTGTGCGGATGGCCAAGGTCTTGAAGTCATCCGCCGAGGCCCGGCAGTGGTCGATCTGGCCACCTATCGCCAGGAGATTGGGAAGTGGATGGGCGACCGCGCCCCGCGCGCAGGCCTGTTCTTTCCGACCCCTTTTCCCAAGGTTGATGTCGACGCAGCCAACGACTTTCTAGCCAATGACCTGCTTGGCGCTGACCGCCGATTGCCGTACGCCAGCGCGGCGTTGATGCTCCTGCGCCCGCAGGACGACCCTAATGTTGTTGAAGCCCGGCTGAATCGTGAGCCCTGGTCTGGCTTCAAGGTTTATCACATTTATGCCAACCGCTCCGACACGATGTTCGCCGACACGAGCGAGTTCCTTCCCGAATGGGTGTGGGAACTTGCCGATGCGCGCAGCCTGGCGATCATGCTGCACATGGTTCGCCCGCGGGCCATGGCCGACCCCGACAACCAGCGTTACATTATCGATCACTGCCGCCGTTATCCGCAGGCGAAGCTGATCCTCGCTCATTCCGCTCGCAGCTTCTGTGGCCATCACAACGTCGAATCGGTGGATGTGCTGCGCGGCTTGGACAACGTGTGGTTTGAGAACTCCGCCACATGCGAACCAGAAGCAATGGCAATCCTGCTTCAGCGATGGGGGGTGTCGCGATGCTGTTTCGGCGCCGACTTTCCGGTCTGTCAGTTCCGCGGTAAATGTGTGAGCATCGGTGACAGCTTCCACTGGCTCGATCAACAGAATACGGACTGGTCCAGTTCGTATGGCCCGCCACGACTGGTCGGACACGAGTCACTGCTGGGATTGCGCGACGCCTGCAGGCTGGCGCGTTGCAGCGATGCCGACATTGAAGCCATCTTCTGGCATAACCCACGACGTATGCTCGGACTCGAACAACCACCAGCCGCTGGCGAGGGCAAGGGTGAAAAGCTTTACGAAGAGGCCAAACGCCAGATCCCCGGCGGTGTGCAATTACTCTCCAAGCGACCGGAGTGCTTCGCCCCCGCCAAATGGCCTGCCTATGCCAGCGAAGCGCATGGCGTCGAGGTCGTCGACCTCGACGGCCGACGCTACCTGGACATGAGTCAGTGCGGCATCGGCAGTTGCTTACTCGGCTATAACCACCCGCGCGTGACCGACGCCGTCATCCGTCGAATCCAACTCGGCTCGATGTCTACGCTCAACAGCCCGGACGAGGTGGAAGTCACACGCCGGCTCCTCGAACGGCACCCATGGGCCACGCAGGCACGCTACACGCGATCAGGCGGTGAAGCGATGGCGGTGGCTGTACGCATCGCCCGGGCCGCCACCCGGCGTGACATTGTGGCCATCTGTGGTTATCACGGCTGGAGCGACTGGTACCTCGCGGCCAATCTCGGCGAAGCCGACGCATTGGGTGGTCACCTGCTGCCCGGTCTGTCGCCGGCCGGCGTGCCTCGCAGCCTCGCCGGTACCATCCTGCCATTTCGCTACAACCAGCTTGACGAATTGACCGCCATCATCAGCAAGCACGGGCAACGTCTCGCTGCCGTGGTCATGGAGCCGACCCGCACCGTTGATCCCGCGCCGGGTTTTCTCGAAGGTGTCCGCGATGCTTGCAGTCAGTGCGGCGCAGCGATGGTATTCGACGAAATCACCACAGGCTTCCGCTTTTACCCTGGCGGCGGGGCTCACCTGCGTTATGGCGTCGAGCCGGATATTGCAGTTTATGCAAAGGCGCTGGGCAACGGCCATCCCATCGGCGCAATCATCGGCCGTAATCAGATGATGCAGGCGGCGCAGGAGAGTTTCATTTCCAGCACGTACTGGACAGAGGGCGTGGGCTTCGCCGCTGCGCTGGCCACGCTGGACGTCATGAAAGAGTGCGACGTGCCGCAGCATGTGGCAAAGATGGGTGAGCAGTTTAAAGCAGGGGTCGCCGAACTTGCCCGCCGTTGTTGCGTGCCGCTAATCGCTTCCGGTCACCCGTCACTGGCCAGCATTCGCGTTGATCACCCTGATGCCGATGCTTTGATGACGCTATTCATCACTCGCCTGCTTGATCACCGCGTCCTTGCAGGCTCGGCGTTTTATCCGACGCTTGCACATGAACCGCGACACGTCGAGCGATACCTGCACGCGGCGGAAGCCGTGCTTCCCGAACTCGCCGAGGCTGCCGATCGTGGCGACTCTGTCGATCGCCTGGGTGGGCAGGCATATGTTCGTCAGACTGGCTTCGCTCGTTTGACATAA
- a CDS encoding glycoside hydrolase family 99-like domain-containing protein: MMFHRLFCNCCRSLYLTVAAIATISVATTAAVASPPKVGAFYFEGWYHDTPEARGAFVTDQLYYDFPDRRATYMNELWRADTVEAMEKQIDLAADAGISFFTFNWYWNGAVEPTLGNGMNSGLANFLQASNNHRMEFSIQVNNDSVTPIAQNEWHEVVDLLTPYFNHDRHVKVGGKPLLNIFNPVDPHIPFDYIQQAAQAAGLDGVALTSDARGAADRFDNIALYAAMPGYEVGEAVAYPYKNLTYLMDGVAPRESDTWADPGLWNSQSANIVPGEQAFIPTVMSGFDTRPWPHVDPSWYFNNPEYYIDGENWGRTPENFAAHFQNAIDWLDANPHLATDERIIMIYAWNEFGEGGYIAPTLGDPDGAYLQALRNVIPEPSALVLVSTGALILLRRRHRRPGAPVEPPAV; encoded by the coding sequence ATGATGTTCCATCGCCTTTTCTGCAACTGCTGCCGATCCCTGTATTTGACCGTCGCGGCAATTGCCACGATCTCGGTCGCCACGACCGCCGCCGTCGCCTCACCGCCCAAGGTCGGCGCTTTCTACTTTGAAGGCTGGTACCACGACACGCCGGAAGCCCGCGGCGCGTTCGTTACCGATCAGCTGTACTACGACTTCCCCGACCGCCGGGCGACCTATATGAATGAGCTCTGGCGAGCCGACACGGTTGAGGCGATGGAAAAGCAGATCGACCTCGCCGCCGACGCAGGCATCTCCTTTTTCACGTTCAACTGGTACTGGAACGGCGCCGTCGAGCCCACCCTCGGCAACGGCATGAACAGCGGTCTGGCCAACTTTCTCCAAGCGTCCAACAACCATCGCATGGAGTTCAGCATTCAGGTCAACAACGACAGTGTTACGCCCATTGCGCAAAACGAATGGCATGAAGTCGTCGACTTGCTCACGCCCTATTTCAACCATGATCGTCACGTGAAGGTCGGCGGGAAGCCGCTGTTGAATATCTTTAATCCGGTCGACCCGCACATCCCCTTCGACTACATCCAACAGGCCGCGCAGGCCGCCGGACTCGACGGTGTGGCGTTGACCTCCGATGCCCGGGGCGCAGCCGACCGGTTCGACAATATCGCCCTGTACGCCGCCATGCCCGGCTACGAGGTTGGTGAGGCAGTGGCGTATCCCTACAAGAACCTCACCTACCTCATGGACGGCGTCGCGCCGCGCGAGAGCGACACCTGGGCCGACCCGGGCCTCTGGAACAGCCAGTCTGCCAACATCGTGCCCGGCGAGCAGGCGTTCATCCCGACGGTCATGTCGGGCTTCGATACGCGGCCGTGGCCTCATGTCGATCCGAGTTGGTATTTCAACAACCCCGAGTACTACATCGACGGCGAAAACTGGGGCCGAACCCCTGAAAACTTCGCCGCTCACTTTCAAAACGCCATCGACTGGCTCGACGCCAACCCCCACCTCGCGACGGACGAACGCATCATTATGATCTACGCGTGGAACGAGTTCGGCGAAGGGGGATACATCGCCCCAACCCTCGGCGATCCGGATGGCGCATACCTCCAGGCACTGCGAAACGTCATCCCCGAGCCTTCCGCACTCGTGCTGGTCTCCACAGGCGCCCTTATTTTGCTGCGACGCCGACATCGCCGACCGGGCGCACCAGTCGAGCCGCCTGCTGTTTGA
- a CDS encoding PEP-CTERM sorting domain-containing protein (PEP-CTERM proteins occur, often in large numbers, in the proteomes of bacteria that also encode an exosortase, a predicted intramembrane cysteine proteinase. The presence of a PEP-CTERM domain at a protein's C-terminus predicts cleavage within the sorting domain, followed by covalent anchoring to some some component of the (usually Gram-negative) cell surface. Many PEP-CTERM proteins exhibit an unusual sequence composition that includes large numbers of potential glycosylation sites. Expression of one such protein has been shown restore the ability of a bacterium to form floc, a type of biofilm.), with amino-acid sequence MSVAHKEQRNVTGMALGLVMAVGVGAAAPMSADAALVSSDEFSFGYGYDPVPGSSPTTYQWIPVTSANTPTTQGDFTLTVDVTSGLWSAAGPTFPNRVLTSGGEGSGSGNSATFTATITAEYNGPTLPGLETRLEINSIRIWAFGDGAPAGTTIRWLEVTPGNEGTSNDLVFGSSGAGGGPRSNAANYSQLLWSPDDLTLSGTTVTRSFNLESAAGRPIDGFEVFATVHAIPEPASLGLLGLGSLLMLSRRRRQA; translated from the coding sequence ATGTCAGTAGCACACAAAGAACAGCGAAACGTAACGGGTATGGCACTCGGCCTGGTGATGGCGGTTGGCGTGGGCGCAGCAGCGCCGATGTCCGCAGATGCGGCTCTCGTCAGCAGTGATGAGTTCTCGTTTGGCTACGGCTATGATCCGGTTCCGGGATCCAGTCCCACAACTTACCAATGGATACCGGTTACAAGCGCCAACACGCCAACCACGCAAGGCGACTTTACCTTGACGGTCGACGTTACTTCGGGGCTCTGGAGTGCCGCCGGACCAACGTTTCCGAACCGCGTGCTTACGTCAGGTGGTGAGGGGTCTGGGTCCGGCAATTCAGCCACTTTCACCGCAACAATTACTGCCGAATACAACGGCCCCACGCTACCGGGGCTGGAAACGCGTCTGGAGATCAACTCCATCCGCATCTGGGCCTTTGGCGATGGCGCTCCCGCCGGCACTACCATCCGCTGGCTAGAGGTCACGCCGGGCAATGAGGGCACGTCTAATGATCTTGTGTTCGGGTCGTCGGGTGCTGGGGGGGGGCCTCGATCTAATGCGGCCAATTACAGCCAGTTGCTCTGGAGCCCTGACGACCTGACGTTGAGTGGCACGACGGTCACTCGTTCCTTCAACCTTGAGAGTGCCGCTGGCCGCCCCATCGACGGCTTTGAAGTGTTCGCCACGGTGCATGCGATTCCCGAGCCAGCCTCGCTTGGCCTGCTCGGCCTCGGCTCGCTCCTGATGCTCAGCCGCCGACGCCGGCAAGCCTGA